A single region of the Cereibacter sphaeroides 2.4.1 genome encodes:
- a CDS encoding CgeB family protein, whose protein sequence is MRSIAFYGSSLVSAYWNGAATYYRGMIRALAGLGYRVTFYEPDVYDRQKNRDIDPPDWCRVVVYDGTSEALKRAAAEAGQADIVVKCSGVGYEDDLLLAEVLRAARPDALRVFWDVDAPATLAEMQAAPDHPLRRALGSLGLVLTYGGGDPVVAAYRALGARECVPIYNALDPETHHPVAPQDRFVGDLAFLGNRLPDRDARVEEFFTRPAHAVPGARFLLGGSGWHDRPFPPNVHRLGHVGTADHNALNGSPRMVLNIARDSMAANGFSPATRVFEAAGAGACLVTDAWEGIELFLMPDREVLVARDGQDVADLLRSVGHERARLMGEAALRRVLSEHTYAHRAAQAHALFERHPGRMEAAE, encoded by the coding sequence ATGCGCAGCATTGCCTTCTACGGATCGAGCCTCGTCTCGGCCTACTGGAACGGGGCCGCCACCTACTATCGCGGCATGATCCGCGCGCTGGCCGGGCTGGGCTACCGCGTGACCTTCTACGAGCCCGACGTCTACGACCGGCAGAAGAACCGCGACATCGATCCGCCCGACTGGTGCCGGGTGGTGGTCTATGACGGCACGTCCGAGGCGCTGAAGCGGGCTGCGGCCGAGGCGGGTCAGGCGGACATCGTGGTGAAATGCTCGGGCGTGGGCTACGAGGACGACCTCCTGCTGGCCGAGGTGCTGCGCGCCGCACGGCCCGATGCGCTGCGCGTCTTCTGGGATGTGGACGCGCCCGCGACGCTGGCCGAGATGCAGGCCGCACCGGACCATCCGCTGCGGCGGGCTCTGGGATCGCTCGGTCTGGTGCTGACCTACGGCGGTGGCGATCCGGTCGTGGCGGCCTACCGCGCGCTCGGGGCGCGCGAGTGCGTGCCGATCTACAATGCGCTCGATCCCGAGACGCATCATCCGGTGGCGCCGCAGGACCGGTTCGTGGGCGATCTGGCCTTCCTCGGCAACCGGCTGCCGGATCGCGACGCGCGCGTGGAGGAATTCTTCACGCGTCCGGCCCACGCGGTGCCGGGTGCGCGCTTCCTTCTCGGGGGCTCGGGCTGGCACGACCGCCCCTTCCCGCCGAACGTCCATCGGCTGGGCCATGTCGGCACGGCGGACCACAATGCGCTGAACGGCTCGCCGCGGATGGTGCTCAACATCGCGCGGGACAGCATGGCGGCCAACGGCTTCTCGCCCGCCACGCGCGTCTTCGAGGCGGCGGGCGCGGGCGCCTGCCTCGTCACCGACGCCTGGGAGGGGATCGAGCTGTTCCTCATGCCCGACCGGGAGGTGCTGGTGGCGCGCGACGGGCAGGATGTGGCCGACCTGCTGCGCAGCGTGGGCCACGAGCGCGCGCGGCTGATGGGGGAGGCGGCCCTCCGCCGGGTGCTGTCGGAACATACCTACGCGCACCGGGCGGCACAGGCCCATGCCTTGTTCGAGCGGCATCCGGGCCGGATGGAGGCGGCGGAATGA
- a CDS encoding CgeB family protein, with product MKVLFYTHSLVSDWNHGNAHFLRGVMRDLIHRGHAARAVEPQGGWSRQNLLADQGAGAEAAFARTFPDLPVETYGAGFDHEAALAEADVVVVHEWTEPALVSRLGRARAAGGRFLLLFHDTHHRAVSAGGEIGRLDLSGYDGVLAFGETLRQTYLAAGWGRQVFTWHEAADDTLFRPMPSEIEGDLIWIGNWGDGERSAELSEFLIEPAGRLGLRTTVRGVRYPAEALVRLAGAGISYRGWIPNAEVPAAFGRHRVTVHVPRRPYVEALPGIPTIRVFESLACGIPLISAPWSDSEGLFRTGTDFLVARDGAEMERHLRAVLHDRDLAEALAEHGLATIRARHTCRHRVDELLSIVSELGLPADRAEVA from the coding sequence ATGAAGGTCCTGTTCTACACCCATTCGCTCGTCTCCGACTGGAACCACGGCAACGCGCATTTCCTGCGCGGGGTCATGCGCGACCTGATCCACCGCGGCCACGCGGCGCGGGCGGTCGAACCGCAGGGGGGCTGGAGCCGCCAGAACCTGCTGGCCGATCAGGGTGCGGGAGCCGAGGCAGCCTTCGCCCGCACCTTCCCCGATCTTCCGGTCGAGACCTACGGGGCGGGCTTCGATCACGAGGCCGCGCTTGCGGAGGCCGATGTGGTGGTGGTGCACGAATGGACGGAGCCGGCCCTGGTCTCGCGCCTCGGCCGCGCGCGGGCTGCGGGCGGGCGGTTCCTGCTTCTCTTCCACGACACGCATCATCGCGCCGTCAGCGCCGGCGGCGAGATCGGCAGGCTCGACCTGTCGGGCTATGACGGCGTGCTGGCCTTCGGCGAGACCCTGCGCCAGACCTACCTTGCTGCAGGCTGGGGGCGGCAGGTCTTCACCTGGCACGAGGCGGCCGACGATACGCTCTTCCGCCCGATGCCTTCGGAGATCGAGGGCGACCTGATCTGGATCGGCAACTGGGGCGACGGCGAACGCAGCGCGGAACTGTCGGAGTTCCTGATCGAGCCTGCCGGGCGGCTGGGCCTGCGCACGACGGTGCGCGGCGTGCGCTATCCGGCCGAGGCGCTGGTGCGGCTGGCGGGCGCGGGCATCTCCTACCGGGGATGGATCCCCAATGCCGAGGTGCCCGCCGCCTTCGGTCGCCACAGGGTGACGGTTCATGTTCCGCGCAGGCCTTACGTCGAAGCGCTGCCGGGCATTCCCACGATCCGGGTCTTCGAGTCGCTGGCCTGCGGCATCCCTCTGATCTCCGCGCCGTGGTCGGACAGCGAGGGTCTTTTCCGCACCGGAACGGATTTTCTCGTCGCCCGCGACGGCGCCGAGATGGAGCGCCACCTGCGCGCGGTCCTGCACGACCGCGACCTCGCGGAGGCGCTGGCGGAACATGGGCTGGCCACCATCCGGGCGCGCCACACCTGCCGGCACCGCGTGGATGAGCTCTTGTCGATCGTTTCTGAGCTGGGCCTGCCGGCCGACCGGGCGGAGGTGGCCTGA
- a CDS encoding NAD-dependent epimerase/dehydratase family protein: MARILITGGCGFIGRHVAEELLAHGYEVRLYDALIDQVHGGTSAELPEGAEVVRGDMRDVDRLRPALKDCDAVLHLAAEVGVGQSMYEIARYVGANDLGTAVLLEALIDRPVSRIVVASSMSVYGEGHYAREDGSRLEKVRRRAADIRAARWNPVDADGRSLMAVPTDEEKRVDLASIYALTKYVQEQAVLIHGEAYGVDAVALRLFNVFGAGQALSNPYTGVLANFAARLANGERPTIFEDGEQKRDFVHVRDVARAFRLALETPDAAGEVINVGSGAAYTIAGVARLLAEAMGRPELTPEILDRARSGDIRNCFADISKARSILNFEPRHRLEDSLGDFVAWVAGSAAEDRGADMRRQLEERGLVT; the protein is encoded by the coding sequence ATGGCGAGGATACTCATCACTGGCGGCTGCGGGTTCATCGGCCGGCATGTGGCCGAGGAACTGCTGGCGCACGGCTATGAGGTGCGTCTCTACGATGCGCTGATCGACCAGGTGCACGGCGGCACGTCGGCCGAGCTGCCCGAGGGCGCCGAGGTCGTGCGTGGCGACATGCGCGACGTCGACCGGCTCCGCCCGGCGCTGAAGGACTGCGATGCGGTGCTGCATCTGGCGGCCGAGGTGGGCGTCGGACAGTCCATGTACGAGATCGCGCGCTATGTCGGCGCGAACGACCTCGGCACGGCGGTGCTGCTCGAGGCGCTGATCGACCGGCCGGTGTCGCGGATCGTCGTGGCCTCGTCGATGAGCGTCTATGGCGAGGGGCACTATGCCCGCGAGGACGGGTCGCGGCTGGAGAAGGTGCGGCGCAGGGCGGCGGACATCCGCGCCGCCCGCTGGAACCCGGTGGATGCGGACGGCCGGTCGCTGATGGCCGTGCCCACGGACGAGGAGAAGCGGGTGGATCTGGCCTCGATCTACGCGCTCACCAAATATGTGCAGGAGCAGGCGGTGCTGATCCATGGCGAGGCCTATGGGGTCGATGCCGTGGCGCTGCGGCTCTTCAATGTGTTCGGCGCGGGGCAGGCGCTGTCGAACCCCTATACCGGGGTGCTCGCGAACTTCGCCGCGCGACTGGCCAACGGCGAGCGGCCTACGATCTTCGAGGATGGCGAGCAGAAGCGCGATTTCGTCCATGTGCGCGACGTGGCCCGCGCCTTCCGGCTCGCGCTCGAGACGCCGGACGCGGCGGGCGAGGTCATCAATGTGGGGTCGGGCGCGGCCTACACGATCGCCGGCGTGGCGCGCCTTCTGGCCGAAGCGATGGGGCGGCCCGAGCTCACGCCCGAGATCCTCGACCGCGCCAGGTCGGGCGATATCCGCAACTGTTTCGCCGATATCTCGAAGGCGCGGTCGATCCTCAACTTCGAGCCGCGCCACCGGCTCGAGGATTCGCTCGGCGATTTCGTGGCCTGGGTGGCGGGCAGCGCTGCCGAGGATCGCGGCGCCGACATGCGACGCCAGCTCGAGGAGCGGGGGCTCGTGACATGA
- a CDS encoding CgeB family protein, with the protein MSLDIVIIGLSLSSSWGNGHATTYRALLRGLAEEGHRTLFLERDVPWYADNRDLPEPDFCRLALYHAVADLTGPWAERIRAADAVIIGSYVPEGREVIDAVAALRPRHLAFYDIDTPVTMSLLDEGQEEFLAARQVPLFDLYFSFSGGEVLDHLERVRGARAARALYCSVDPERYLPVPGAPEWDLGYLGTFSPDRQPTLEALLIEPARRMPDRRFVVAGPSYPAEIDWPANVARIEHLPPSDHAAFYSRQRFTLNVTRAAMRRMGWSPSVRLFEAAACATPVISDDWRGLGELLPDGEAICIAHGTEEVVEILGTMGEKARRAIGLAARRRVLAQHTGRARARELAAALRDLRAAAA; encoded by the coding sequence ATGAGCCTCGACATCGTCATCATCGGCCTGTCGCTCTCCTCGTCCTGGGGCAATGGCCATGCCACCACCTACCGGGCCCTCCTGCGCGGACTGGCCGAGGAGGGGCACCGCACGCTCTTTCTCGAGCGCGACGTGCCCTGGTATGCCGACAACCGCGACCTGCCCGAGCCCGACTTCTGCCGGCTGGCCCTCTATCACGCGGTGGCGGACCTGACCGGACCCTGGGCCGAGCGGATCCGGGCGGCGGATGCGGTCATCATCGGCTCCTACGTTCCCGAGGGGCGTGAAGTGATCGATGCGGTGGCGGCGCTGCGCCCGAGGCATCTCGCCTTCTACGACATCGACACGCCGGTCACGATGAGCCTCCTCGACGAGGGTCAGGAGGAGTTTCTCGCCGCGCGGCAGGTGCCGCTCTTCGATCTCTACTTCTCCTTCTCCGGGGGCGAGGTGCTCGACCATCTCGAACGGGTGCGCGGGGCGCGCGCCGCCCGTGCGCTCTACTGCTCGGTCGATCCCGAGCGCTATCTCCCCGTCCCGGGGGCGCCGGAGTGGGATCTGGGCTACCTCGGCACCTTCAGCCCGGATCGGCAGCCCACGCTCGAGGCCTTACTGATCGAGCCCGCCCGGCGGATGCCCGACCGGCGCTTCGTGGTGGCGGGCCCCTCCTATCCGGCCGAGATCGACTGGCCCGCCAATGTCGCGCGGATCGAGCATCTGCCCCCGTCCGATCACGCGGCCTTCTACAGCCGCCAGCGGTTCACGCTGAACGTGACCCGCGCGGCCATGCGCCGGATGGGTTGGTCCCCCTCGGTGCGGCTCTTCGAGGCCGCGGCCTGCGCCACGCCCGTCATCTCGGATGACTGGCGCGGTCTGGGTGAGCTTCTGCCGGACGGAGAGGCGATCTGCATCGCACACGGCACGGAGGAGGTGGTCGAGATCCTCGGCACGATGGGCGAGAAGGCGCGGCGCGCCATAGGGCTTGCGGCCCGGCGGCGGGTGCTCGCGCAGCACACGGGCCGGGCCCGGGCCCGCGAGCTGGCGGCGGCGCTGCGGGATCTGCGGGCGGCGGCGGCCTGA
- a CDS encoding glycosyltransferase family 4 protein yields MSGARLTILMTVDAVGGVWRYAMDLAAGLRGQVDVVFAGFGPEPSEAQRREAEGLGPLDWCDAPLDWLVGGESELAVVPKMIAGVARRHRVDLIHLNLPSQAAGLSVPVPVLAVSHSCVVTWFAAVRDGVLPAGWLWQRRLNRQGLAAADVVVTPTRVQADLMARSYGPMPEVRVVANASRVAAPARRMARPMVLSAGRWWDEGKNAAVLDAAAPLIDWPVVMAGAAASPKGQAVAIRAAEARGEISHAEMLELMCEASIFVSPSRYEPFGLAVLEAARGGLPLVLSDIPTFRELWDGAAVFFPPEDPMALAEAVNRLIRDPARRRRLGQAAQARAALYTPERQARAMAAIYAELCPIPETLRAAR; encoded by the coding sequence ATGAGCGGGGCGCGGCTGACCATCCTCATGACGGTCGATGCCGTGGGCGGTGTCTGGCGCTACGCGATGGACCTCGCGGCGGGGCTGCGGGGGCAGGTGGACGTGGTCTTCGCGGGCTTCGGCCCCGAACCGTCCGAGGCGCAGCGGCGCGAGGCCGAGGGGCTGGGTCCGCTCGACTGGTGCGATGCGCCGCTCGACTGGCTGGTGGGCGGCGAATCCGAGCTCGCCGTGGTGCCGAAGATGATCGCGGGCGTCGCCCGGCGCCATCGGGTGGATCTGATCCACCTGAACCTGCCGTCGCAGGCGGCGGGTCTGTCGGTGCCGGTGCCGGTGCTGGCGGTCTCGCATTCCTGCGTCGTGACCTGGTTCGCGGCGGTGCGCGACGGCGTGCTACCCGCGGGGTGGCTCTGGCAGCGGCGGCTGAACCGGCAGGGCCTTGCCGCGGCCGATGTGGTGGTCACGCCCACGCGCGTGCAGGCCGACCTGATGGCGCGGTCCTACGGGCCGATGCCCGAGGTGCGGGTGGTGGCCAATGCCAGTCGCGTCGCGGCCCCCGCGCGGCGGATGGCGCGGCCGATGGTGCTGTCCGCGGGGCGCTGGTGGGACGAGGGCAAGAATGCCGCCGTGCTCGACGCGGCGGCCCCGCTCATCGACTGGCCGGTGGTGATGGCCGGCGCTGCCGCCTCGCCGAAGGGACAGGCCGTGGCGATCCGCGCGGCCGAGGCCCGGGGCGAGATCAGCCATGCCGAGATGCTCGAACTGATGTGCGAGGCCTCGATCTTTGTCTCGCCCTCGCGCTACGAGCCCTTCGGTCTGGCCGTTCTGGAGGCCGCGCGGGGCGGGCTGCCGCTCGTCCTCTCGGACATCCCCACCTTCCGCGAACTCTGGGACGGGGCGGCCGTCTTCTTCCCGCCCGAGGATCCGATGGCGCTGGCCGAGGCGGTCAACCGGCTCATCCGCGACCCGGCCCGTCGCCGCAGGCTGGGGCAGGCCGCGCAGGCCCGCGCCGCCCTCTACACGCCCGAGCGGCAGGCGCGCGCCATGGCCGCCATCTATGCCGAGCTCTGCCCCATTCCCGAAACTCTCCGCGCCGCGAGGTGA
- a CDS encoding UDP-glucuronic acid decarboxylase family protein: protein MLRRTAQTTILVAGGAGFVGSHLCEALLRQGHRVLCLDSFLTGSMENVQALCTFRDFRLIRQDVVEPIRLSETVERVYNLASPASPPQYQADPVHTMMTNVVGTGNLLALAEAHGARFLQASTSEVYGDPEIHPQPEDYRGNVSCTGSRACYDEGKRAAETLCFDYSRRERADVRVARIFNTYGPHMRPDDGRIVSNLLVQALRGEPLTVYGTGEQTRSFCYVSDLVAGLMALMEAEETPDGAVNLGNPGEFTIAELAALVQSLVPTAAGVVHRPLPEDDPRRRRPDIGRAKRLLGWEPQVPLSEGLPETAAWFARHLGRSLPPPVRAGRSVPAVPV, encoded by the coding sequence ATGCTCAGGAGAACCGCACAGACCACCATCCTCGTGGCCGGCGGTGCGGGCTTCGTCGGCTCGCATCTCTGCGAGGCGCTGCTGCGGCAGGGCCATCGCGTGCTCTGCCTCGACAGCTTCCTGACCGGCTCGATGGAGAATGTGCAGGCGCTCTGCACCTTCCGCGACTTCCGCCTCATCCGGCAGGACGTGGTCGAGCCGATCCGGCTGAGCGAGACGGTCGAGCGGGTCTATAACCTCGCCAGCCCCGCCTCGCCGCCCCAGTATCAGGCCGACCCGGTCCATACGATGATGACGAACGTGGTGGGCACAGGGAACCTTCTGGCCCTGGCCGAGGCCCATGGCGCGCGCTTCCTGCAGGCCTCGACGTCGGAAGTCTACGGCGATCCCGAGATCCATCCGCAGCCCGAGGACTACCGCGGCAACGTGAGTTGCACCGGCTCGCGCGCCTGTTACGACGAGGGCAAGCGCGCAGCCGAGACGCTCTGCTTCGACTACAGCCGCCGCGAACGGGCGGACGTGCGGGTGGCGCGCATCTTCAACACCTACGGGCCGCACATGCGCCCCGATGACGGGCGGATCGTGTCGAACCTTCTCGTGCAGGCGCTGCGGGGCGAGCCGCTGACCGTCTATGGCACGGGCGAGCAGACGCGCTCCTTCTGCTATGTCTCGGATCTCGTGGCGGGGCTCATGGCTTTGATGGAGGCCGAGGAGACGCCCGACGGCGCGGTCAACCTCGGCAATCCGGGCGAGTTCACCATTGCCGAACTGGCGGCGCTGGTGCAGAGCCTCGTGCCCACGGCCGCGGGCGTCGTTCACCGGCCGCTGCCCGAGGACGATCCGCGCCGCCGGCGGCCGGACATCGGGCGGGCGAAGCGGTTGCTCGGATGGGAGCCGCAGGTCCCGCTGTCCGAGGGCCTGCCCGAAACGGCGGCCTGGTTCGCGCGGCATCTGGGCCGGAGCCTGCCGCCGCCGGTGCGCGCCGGCCGGTCCGTGCCGGCCGTGCCCGTCTGA
- a CDS encoding family 16 glycosylhydrolase produces the protein MYLRHGGKDFLVSTWDAGQSYLTSWSGENVRLLEDERIALILNRSHDSAARPWLGGELQSEAAFTTGSWSWMAQAPRMVDGTVFGLFLYQDDYRVQPWREFDIEFVGGDTTRIHLAVHFEDGAGHHVSLRQPMIVDLGFDAADAPHVYEIEVTEKAAFFRVDGRTVARIGPEHVEGGIWDLGPLASLADLWATPPELTPWAGQMAQPPDRLTAYVENIRLPSDSTVFGKGGADDLRGTSGEDLLYGFGGNDTLRGGGAADRMIGGTRNDTYIVDHAGDEVVERAGEGLDRVCASVSHQLAAHVERLVLTGTAAINGAGNGLANVLWGNGAANRLSGGGGNDRLEGRDGSDVLNGGTGHDTLIGGAGHDRLAGGTGSDRLVGGSGNDRLDGGIDRDVLTGGAGADTFVFAAGYGREVITDFRVGNGGDRLEIHDYAAPLELRQVGGGTLIVFSETDSILLQHVRATALDAEDFLFC, from the coding sequence ATGTATCTTCGGCATGGCGGCAAGGACTTTCTGGTCTCCACCTGGGACGCCGGGCAATCCTACCTGACCAGCTGGTCGGGCGAGAATGTGCGGCTGCTCGAGGATGAGCGCATCGCCCTGATCCTGAACCGGTCGCACGACAGCGCCGCGCGGCCCTGGCTCGGCGGGGAGCTCCAGTCCGAGGCCGCCTTCACCACCGGCTCCTGGAGCTGGATGGCCCAGGCGCCGCGCATGGTCGACGGCACGGTCTTCGGCCTCTTCCTCTATCAGGACGATTATCGCGTTCAGCCGTGGCGGGAATTCGATATCGAGTTCGTGGGCGGCGACACGACGCGAATCCACCTCGCCGTGCATTTCGAGGACGGGGCGGGCCATCACGTCTCGCTCCGCCAGCCGATGATCGTGGATCTCGGGTTCGACGCGGCCGACGCGCCGCATGTCTACGAGATCGAGGTGACAGAGAAGGCCGCCTTCTTCCGGGTCGACGGCAGGACCGTGGCGCGGATCGGCCCGGAGCATGTCGAGGGCGGCATCTGGGATCTGGGCCCGCTCGCGAGCCTCGCGGATCTCTGGGCGACCCCGCCCGAGCTGACGCCCTGGGCAGGGCAGATGGCGCAGCCGCCCGACCGGCTGACCGCCTATGTCGAGAACATCCGGCTGCCCTCGGACAGCACGGTCTTCGGCAAGGGCGGCGCAGACGACCTGCGTGGCACAAGCGGCGAGGATCTGCTCTACGGGTTCGGCGGCAACGACACGCTGCGGGGCGGCGGTGCGGCCGACCGGATGATCGGCGGCACGCGCAATGACACCTACATCGTCGATCACGCAGGAGACGAGGTCGTCGAGCGGGCAGGCGAGGGGCTGGACCGCGTCTGCGCCTCGGTGAGCCACCAGCTCGCGGCGCATGTCGAGCGGCTGGTGCTGACGGGAACGGCGGCGATCAACGGGGCGGGCAACGGGCTTGCGAACGTCCTGTGGGGCAACGGGGCCGCGAACCGGCTGTCGGGCGGCGGCGGCAATGACCGGCTCGAGGGGCGCGACGGCTCGGATGTGCTGAACGGCGGAACCGGGCATGACACCTTGATCGGAGGCGCGGGCCATGATCGGCTGGCGGGCGGGACCGGAAGCGACCGGCTCGTCGGGGGGTCCGGCAACGACCGTCTGGATGGCGGGATCGATCGCGATGTGCTGACCGGCGGGGCGGGGGCCGATACGTTCGTCTTCGCCGCGGGATACGGGCGCGAGGTCATCACCGACTTCCGGGTCGGCAACGGCGGCGACCGGCTGGAAATCCATGACTATGCGGCCCCGCTCGAGCTGCGTCAGGTCGGCGGCGGCACCCTGATCGTGTTCTCGGAGACCGACTCGATCCTGCTGCAGCACGTTCGGGCCACAGCGCTCGATGCCGAGGATTTTCTCTTCTGCTGA
- a CDS encoding NAD-dependent epimerase/dehydratase family protein: MSRDFGFVEWFRPGDQERVEEALEGLATSGARYLRTHLSWADFVTPGGSDWFDWLIPRLGREIDLLPCIHYTPPSLSRTGRSSGPPRELKSYADFVDHALTRYGRHFSHVELWNEPNNLLDWDWRLDSDFLLFCEMVGGAAWWVRERGWKPVLGGPCPFDPLWLDLMGERGVLAHCAAAGFHGFPGTWDSEESTWGGWDLHLGEMRAILDRHNPACEIWITETGYSTWRNDELEQTRRFAGALKAPADRMYWYGWRDLPRDVPVQEGLWFDPRHYHMGAVVEAGKPKLLARLLSAEGVEGVRSMAGLCAPSLSRAVRPAVITGGAGFIGSNLADALLSDGEEVILLDNLGRAGVEDNLRWLKARHGERLHPVIADLRDERAMADAARDAAAVYHLAGQTAVTTSLESPVADFEINARGTLNLLEAIRATGRPVPLLFASTNKVYGALEDLEMQPGERHVPADPEILAHGIGEGRPLDFCTPYGCSKGVADQYVIDYAKSFGLPTAVLRMSCIYGPRQFGTEDQGWVAHFLIRALKGEGISVFGDGRQVRDVLHVSDAVAAYRRLMAEVSAGRVRSQAFNLGGGPGNAVSLRQVLEEIGRLTGGPVAVTEEDWRQGDQLWFVADTRALGAAIGWSPTVGWREGLAGLAAWLAEHRVGRVPAAEAEPPRARRSA, encoded by the coding sequence ATGAGCCGCGACTTCGGCTTCGTCGAATGGTTCCGCCCGGGCGATCAAGAGCGGGTCGAGGAGGCGCTGGAGGGTCTGGCCACCAGCGGCGCGCGTTATCTGCGCACGCACCTGAGCTGGGCCGACTTCGTGACGCCCGGCGGCTCGGATTGGTTCGACTGGCTGATCCCGCGGCTCGGCCGCGAGATCGACCTCTTGCCCTGCATCCATTACACGCCGCCGTCGCTGTCGCGCACGGGCCGCAGTTCGGGCCCGCCACGCGAGCTGAAATCCTACGCCGATTTCGTCGACCATGCGCTGACCCGCTACGGGCGGCATTTCTCGCATGTCGAGCTCTGGAACGAGCCCAACAATCTGCTCGACTGGGACTGGCGGCTGGACAGCGACTTCCTGCTCTTCTGCGAGATGGTGGGGGGCGCCGCCTGGTGGGTGCGCGAACGCGGCTGGAAGCCCGTTCTGGGCGGGCCCTGTCCGTTCGATCCGCTCTGGCTCGACCTGATGGGCGAGCGCGGCGTGCTGGCGCACTGTGCGGCCGCGGGCTTCCACGGCTTCCCCGGCACCTGGGACAGCGAGGAGAGCACATGGGGCGGGTGGGATCTGCATCTGGGCGAGATGCGGGCCATCCTCGACCGGCACAATCCCGCGTGCGAGATCTGGATCACCGAGACCGGCTATTCCACCTGGCGCAACGACGAGCTGGAACAGACGCGGCGCTTTGCGGGGGCGCTGAAGGCGCCTGCCGACCGGATGTACTGGTATGGCTGGCGCGACCTGCCGCGCGACGTGCCGGTGCAGGAGGGGCTCTGGTTCGATCCGCGCCACTACCACATGGGCGCTGTGGTCGAAGCGGGCAAGCCCAAGCTCCTCGCGCGGCTCCTGAGCGCCGAGGGGGTGGAGGGCGTGCGGTCGATGGCCGGGCTCTGCGCGCCCTCGCTCTCGCGGGCGGTGCGGCCTGCGGTCATCACCGGGGGGGCGGGCTTCATCGGCTCGAATCTCGCCGATGCGCTCCTGTCGGACGGCGAGGAGGTGATCCTGCTCGACAATCTCGGGCGGGCGGGGGTGGAGGACAATCTCCGCTGGCTCAAGGCGCGGCATGGCGAGCGGCTGCATCCGGTGATCGCGGATCTGCGCGACGAGCGCGCCATGGCCGATGCCGCCCGCGATGCGGCGGCGGTCTATCACCTTGCAGGGCAGACGGCGGTGACGACGAGCCTCGAAAGCCCGGTCGCCGATTTCGAGATCAATGCCCGCGGCACGCTGAACCTGCTCGAGGCGATCCGCGCGACGGGGCGTCCGGTGCCGCTCCTGTTCGCCAGCACGAACAAGGTCTATGGCGCACTCGAGGATCTCGAGATGCAGCCGGGCGAGCGCCATGTGCCGGCCGACCCGGAGATCCTCGCCCACGGGATCGGAGAGGGGCGGCCGCTCGATTTCTGCACGCCCTACGGCTGTTCGAAGGGCGTGGCCGACCAGTATGTGATCGACTATGCCAAGAGCTTCGGGCTGCCCACGGCGGTCCTGCGCATGTCCTGCATCTATGGGCCGCGCCAGTTCGGCACCGAGGATCAGGGCTGGGTCGCCCATTTCCTGATCCGGGCGCTGAAGGGCGAGGGGATCTCGGTCTTCGGCGACGGGCGGCAGGTGCGCGACGTGCTGCATGTGAGCGACGCGGTCGCCGCCTACCGGCGGCTGATGGCGGAGGTGAGCGCCGGGCGTGTCCGCTCGCAGGCCTTCAATCTGGGCGGCGGGCCCGGGAATGCGGTGAGCCTGCGGCAGGTGCTGGAGGAGATCGGGCGCCTGACGGGCGGGCCGGTCGCGGTGACCGAAGAGGACTGGCGGCAGGGCGACCAGCTCTGGTTCGTGGCCGACACCCGGGCGCTGGGGGCGGCGATCGGCTGGTCGCCGACCGTCGGCTGGCGCGAGGGCCTGGCCGGGCTCGCCGCGTGGCTGGCCGAGCACCGCGTCGGCCGGGTGCCGGCGGCAGAGGCCGAGCCGCCGCGCGCGCGGAGATCCGCATGA